From Triticum aestivum cultivar Chinese Spring chromosome 7B, IWGSC CS RefSeq v2.1, whole genome shotgun sequence:
gtgtgttgaacgcggaggtgccgtccattcggcactaggatctccggtgatttggatcacgacgagtacgactccttcaaccccgttctcttgaacgcttccgcttagcgatctacaagggtatgtagatgcactctcctttccctcgttgctggtttctccatagatagatcttggtgacacgtagaaattttttgaatttctgctacgttccccaacagactatatgatagttgagtatgtggacttgctgaaagctctattgttgactctttctgatgttatgataaattgcgattgcttcaacgactgggattatagtttgttagttcttaatGAGGTTTCTGAACCATATttgatattgtgaattgattgttacttgagcataagaaattattTAATGGAAtctttatatgttgctgttataagaatgatcatgatgccctcatgtccgtattttatttttatcgacacctctatctctaaacatgtggacatatttttcgatattggcttccgcttgaggacaagcgaggtctaagcttgggggagttgatacatccatttttcatcatgcttttatatcaatatttattgcattatgggctgttattacacattatatctcattacttatggctattctctcttattttacaaggtttaccatgaagagggggaatgccggcagctggaattctggctggaaaatgagcaaacgttggaaacctattctgcacaactccaaaagtcctgaaactccacgaaacaactttttggaatttataagaatttctgagcgaaagaaataggccagggcgcccacaccctgtccaggagacaggagggcgcccccccatagggcgcgcccccctatctcctaggccccctagtgggcctctggcatccatcttctgctatatcatcacttttaccctggaaaaaatcgtgggcaagcttacgggacgaaactccgccgccacgaggcggaaccttggcggaaccaatctagggctccggcaaagctgttctgccggggacacttccctccgggaggaggaaatcatcaccaacatcatcaccaacgatcctctcatcgggagggggtcaatctccatcaacatcttcaccagcaccatctcctctcaaaccctagttgatctcttgtatccaatcttgtatccaaaactacaaattggtacctgtgggttgctagtagtgttgattactccttgtagttgatacttattggtttacttggtggaagatcatatattcagatccttaatgcatattattacacctctgattatgaacatggatatgctttgtgagtagttacttttgttcctgaggacaagggtgaagtcttgctattagtagtcatgtgaatttggtattcgttcgatattttgatgagatgtatgttgtcttgtcctctagtggtgtcatgtgaacgtcgactacatgaaacttcaccattattgggcctagaggagggcatagggaagtaataagtagatgatgggttgctagagtgacagaagcttaaaccctagtttatgtgttgcttcgttaggggctaatttggatccacatgtttcatgctatggttaggtttaccttaatacttttgttgtagttgcggatgcttgcaataggggttaatcataagtgggatgcttgtccaagtaaggacagtacccaagcaccggtccacccacatatcaaattatcaaagtaccgaacgcgaatcatatgagcgtgatgaaaactagcttgacggtaattcccatgtgtcctcgggagctcctttctcattattagaagttgtccaggcttatcctttgctacataaaggattgggccacattgttgtaccttatttactttatttacttggtactcgttactatttatcttatcataaaactatctatcacctacaatttcagtgcttgcagaaaaccttactgaaaaccgcttatcatttccttctgctcctcgttgggttcgacattcttacttatcgaaaggactacgatagatcccctacacttgtgggtcatcaatgttaCCATAGCACACCGCGTGCagtagtggcacatattgaccataattttgaggaatttgataataggtattgtaattctcaagatcagtaaaaaatgcgataagaccatctttatccttataagttaattgtgcttcatcattgtagtagtaggttctgtctaccatcttccgtacattttttgaagaatgaaaataagttgtcaatggtaataagctgtcaaatattttgaaataaacaatataaattacttagtaaatatgtttaagaaactcacacagtggtagaactggaagcgtgtcaacaaggacccaaatggtcatatcattttCGTCGATGTTAGggtcaccaagatcgaaggtgataagcataccctcatgaaaatcatacgccttggaaagggcttcccaattcgggcaaccaaagttggatgagttcacagaattgtatagttttacagcaaaatcataaccatgatgggtccttagttgaattatctttacCCCaatgctttcatgatcttcaatacccatcttctccaagacatagcgtcttgcatggcatgggataagctagtcgaattgtaaaagacggaaattacacgttgaagaagcagagaagtcatgcaaaaataacaaaaaaacacttgtcatcgttgcgtaccaTATACACAttgaaggtctcttggagcttgatgctgaagcgccgaccttctaccaggtgaggcctgtcgcacagaccgcgcTCATCTTTGCAGTAAtcgcacatagcgaattccctttcgtcgtcagacatttcctaataggtaattaataatccatcatcgaatacatatgtagtagtttgtagcaaagatcatcatataatccatcatgaatacatatatagtagtttgtagcataaaccgcgctcatcttttgcattcaataagcaaataactaataggtaattaataatccatcatcgaatacatatataatagtttgtagcaaagatcatcatataatatcactaatacatctcgaataatagatccTCTAGGTTTAGtgggccgcggtggacacccaaagagaaggaaccatcactggatcatagctccggtgagatccccaaagaatcTGCCAGATATTGGAGAACCGGCTGttcgccaacgcaaccaagtagcactggacgtgcgcgttctcctccgtgacatggtgttgtaccacctgcgcgggggactcaagcctctccaccgatgcaggcccacgtgaccgccaccaaagaagctccggatcgacgacgggctggctcctcactaagctgcgctcaccagaaggtagcacaacccagtaccaaCCCGATGGAGCCCAGtccggacatggcccctcggctcaacCAGGAGTCCTCCGTCGAGTCGATGATGAgaatgcgggataggcatcgtcgacgtcgagaacaaaatgcttaattatgaaaacaaaattaataaacacttagcaaaatttggcATGGCCTTTGCTAAAAACAGGACCAATCGAGCgtctgaaatttgccagaacgtaaacaattcgacatttctggcaaaacacaggccactcggaaaaatatgacatgtccaaaatgtgacatgttcaaaatatgacatgtccactgcaaatttgcatataataggaaaaattgctttaacaaaaaaaataacaacaattgctttaactaaaaaaatacctagaattctgttaactacacctaaaacaactaaaacacataaaattctgttaaccacacctaaaacaactaaaccacctaaaattctgttaactacacctaaaacaactaaaacacctaaaactcttttaaatacacTTAAAACAAATTCAACATTATTCTAAGAACACCTACAGTATTCTAAGAACCTACGTttttaactaaaacacctacaaatttaactaaaacacctaaaaattcaactaaaacacctacattattctaagaacctacattttttcaactaGGATTCAAAATAATTAACTActctctaataactataactagggagggagggaggaggaggaaggggggaggagTACCTCTNNNNNNNNNNNNNNNNNNNNNNNNNNNNNNNNNNNNNNNNNNNNNNNNNNNNNNNNNNNNNNNNNNNNNNNNNNNNNNNNNNNNNNNNNNNNNNNNNNNNNNNNNNNNNNNNNNNNNNNNNNNNNNNNNNNNNNNNNNNNNNNNNNNNNNNNNNNNNNNNNNNNNNNNNNNNNNNNNNNNNNNNNNNNNNNNNNNNNNNNNNNNNNNNNNNNNNNNNNNNNNNNNNNNNNNNNNNNNNNNNNNNNNNNNNNNNNNNNNNNNNNNNNNNNNNNNNNNNNNNNNNNNNNNNNNNNNNNNNNNNNNNNNNNNNNNNNNNNNNNNNNNNNNNNNNNNNNNNNNNNNNNNNNNNNNNNNNNNNNNNNCGGCCGACAGGGGAGGAGGGCCGGTGCCGGGGGGgggcaggggaggagggccggcgcggggagggcggtcgGAGTAGGACGCGGGGGCGGCGGCCGGATCGGGGGACGTCTGAGGGATTCGATCTGGTGTGAGCGTGTGAGTGTGAGTGAGGGGAGAGGAGTGGTGCgcgggccggcgcgggaggaagaAGATGTGGGCTTAGCGGCAGCGCGGGGGAGGAGGCCCAACGCTATAGCTAAAGCTGCAACGGGCGGCCGAGAGCGTGGCCCATTAGCAGTAGCCCTGGCCATgaaatccagcgctactgctaacatgtGCTTGTAGCGCTGGTGCtggccggcgctactgctaaatagtagtagcgaggggtatctAACCAACACTactgctaaatgtctacctataagcattttcctagtagtgcaagggcccaaggcgcctagggtttggaaaccctaggggagggggcgcctccaccttgctttgggggcaagtctccctctcctggccgccgccccccctctagatgggatctagagggggcgggccccctctccccttcaccctataaatagagggagggTGGGAGGGCTGCAACACCCCTTCCCTGGAGCagcttctccctccccaacacctcctcctcctccgtagagcttggcgaagccctgcaggaataccacaagctccatcaccacgccgtcgtgctaccagagctctccctcaacttctcctctccccttactggatcaagaaggaggagaagtccccgagctatacgtgtgttgatcgcggaggcgccgtccgttcgacgctagatcagatcttccgcgatttgaatcgccgcgagtacgaatccatcatccgtgttcttgtaacgcttccgcttagagatcttcaaaggtatgaagatgcacttcctctctctctcttgttgctagaatctcctagatggatcttggtggtacgtataattttttttgaattattgctacgttccccaacacccgcgGGTGTACTATTACCATTaaaaccatatcatttctacataCTCATCGACGAAATAAAGGTCATGGTACCACCCATACGAACGTGCTAAGTGGGGTATGCCATTGCCAACGAGCCAGTAACCAAACATATCGGTGACATTGTGTGGCTGATACAAGTTAGGTGTAACTTGGATGACATACCATGTAGCCCgcacaaaaatgcattgaaaagtaAGAGTTTGATTGTTTCATCGCTATTACAAAGCGACACTTCTTACTTCCACACCAATTGTAGTCGTTGAGGTTGTCCTTTGCTAGGATCACGCCTCGGCGAAGGTACCACATGTCTTTGCTGAAATACTATGAAACTGTGACATCCTCTGGTTACAGACCTGAAGTCTCCTTACTATTAATTCACTAACAAACCTTGACAAAATATAACGATATAAATTCCCATATCCAGATACACCAAAGCCATAATGAGAAACAACTCAATACTTGAGGAATATCATTTGCATGACATAGGGAAACACACATGGGATGGAATTATGTCAAAGCACATGGAGAGTTGATACCAAGCgccaaaaattgattttttttgggTACATTGGGAATCTACCtttgtttactactccctccgtcccataatataagacattttttgacactagtgtagtgtcaaaaaacgtcttacattatgggacggagggagtacatttgaaAGGCCTTACGCCTTAGTTTGAGATACATTACCATGGTTTTATGATTTCATGAACATACAGTGGCGGATCCAGGATTTGAAGTTATCAGGGGCGGACTTTTGAAGGAAACAAAAAATTGAAGCCACAATACAATCAAATAAGACAATCAAGAAAATAATTGGGCAAGAGTATGCATGCAGGCAAGACGGTCAACACAATAAATTTATCAAAGTAGTTTACGTCTCAAGAACTAGGCCAACACAACAACAAATTAAACATATAGAAGATAGAACAGGATAGAAGACTAGGGGCGAGCAAAAGAACCTGGTCCTTGTTGCCTCTGTTGGCTGCTCGTTTCTTGTTTTGAGCAGGGACAGTGGCGAccacggtggcggcggcgactcTTCCCGTGTGGACGGCATCGCGAACAGGCGGACTCGCTTCTCCTTCTCCATCTAGCACCATCGGCTGGACAGACCTGGGCAGCGTCGGCGACTGCGAGACGGCAGTGGAGGCGGCGCCGCGTCGGCAGGGCGTGATCGCTCAAGGCGTGAGTTCAGGACGATCGGTTCCACGATCGATAGAAAAGTATATTGTGTACGTGAAAATCAGGCTGCGTAACATAGCATAACTAATGGGCTCATCTAATTTTTATTGGGCTTACTACTTTGATTGGCCCATCTATAGCTAGCGAGCAATTACTTGCCCAATCGTTTTCCTCTTCCCTCGTCGACAGTTGAGACCTGATTCCTTCGAGCGAACCTGCTCGCctcccatggtggccgccgggcaAAATCAGTAAGGGGGGTACCCTAGGTTTTGAAATttacccggggcggccgcccctacACGACCCCACGGTGGAGCCGCCCCTGTGAACATAAATATAGTTTTGATGTCAGAAAATAACACGGGTCATTACCATGTTAAGGCAATGATACACATTTGAGAAAATATCAACATACGTTTTGAGATATGAACATCCCTGACATGCAATGTCCTATGTCGACCACCATCGTCTCCTACAACTACACCAACAAGGTATAAGTACCCATGAACTCACCAACCAATTTTTTTTCTCAAAATCAAACTATCATGTAGTTATATTACATACACACCCCCCGCAAAAAAGAAAATATTACATACACACCAACTAACAAGAACTTAATGTGTTGCAAAAAAATCATTCAATTGAACCAACTTATTTGTGATAAGAAAACTTGCATTATCACATAGCTATTTGTTTTGGTCTACTGTGGTGAGCATCAAGAGCGCCGTGAGCTATTTGACTTGGGCGGTGAACATCGCCACATCGAGAGTGTAGTGGGATGTGGTAGCCTCACCGACGGCAGGGGCCTACTGGTTTGCTTCAAACGACCGTCGGTATGGCCCTCCCATCAACCATCCATCATGACATAGATTATAAGATTGATATAAGAGATGATACCCCACGCTGCCGTGGGAATTGCCTATAATTATTTCATTGAGATTTGGTTATTGCAACATTAGTATTTGGTTTAATAATATGATAATTTGAAactaaaataaatataacttaTTGTCTTTTAATATAATAGAGTTGTAAATATTTATTAAATACGTGTAGCATACATGGTGCATATTAGGGTGGACCTTTTCCTGTACATGGGGGCATGGTGAGTTGACGTAGTagcatgttgagagaattagagTTAATGGGATCAAGTGTTTATACAAGATTCGACGCGAACGATCCCTTGTAGCCCTGAGCTATTTAAAACAAAATGTCGATGATGTTGGGATCTTCTGGCCTATCATGATGACTTGCAGTATGAGTTAGCTGCTCTGGGCCTATCCTTGGCCCAGCAATGGAGTAACCTTTCAAAGTTTCAATATTGATGAAACAGATTGTTTGGTGGCAGTTAATCTTCTAAAGGCTAGCGACACAAAAATATCGAGATGCGCCTTTATGTTGGATGAAATAAGCTGAAGTTGAAGGAACGAAATGTTTATATTACTCATGTGTGTCGATCTCAAAATAATGTAAGCCACCTGTCGGCGAACTTTGATATATGTGTCATTTTTTTAGCATAAAAAACGTATTGTCATTTGGCTAGGATCAAGGTCCAGATATTGTTGTAAAACATTGCAATGGGAAGTGTTAGCCCTTCTGGTCGAGTAATACAAAGTATTTCCCCGCAAACGAGAGCAAAATGTCGATGGAAAAATAATCGAACTCAAAACTCCCGCAACGGAGAAAGTCCAATCGGTACATACGCGCGCGTGGGCCGAAACCCGTCTGCTCCCCCGGCCCACCTTTTCGCCACGTCAGCGATCCATGCCGAGGCGCATCCGGGCCGTCCATTGCGCACAGCGGCGAACGGCTGAGATCGTATCAAATCACTCGAGGCCACCGATCCGTGGCACGAGCTCCTCCACCAATCAGAGCCCGCTCTCCCCTCCTATAAACTCGCCGCACCCCCGCCGCCGATTACCGACCAGTCCTCCAACCTCCCAGCGAACCCACCCCACACCTTTCCCCGGCgaagcagcagcagccgcagcggCATCCATGGCCCCCAAGGCGGAGAAGAAGCCGGTGGCGGAGAAGGCCGAGAAGACCACTgcggcgaagaagaccaaggccgaGAAGCGGCCGCCGGCGTCCAAGGAGGGCGgcgagaagaagggcaagaagaagtcgaagaagagcgtggagacgtacaagatctacatcttcaaggtgctgaagcaggtgcacCCGGACATCGGCATCTCCTCCAAGGCCATGTCcatcatgaactccttcatcaacgaCATCTTCGAGAAGCTCGCCGGCGAGTCCGCCAAGCTCGCCCGCTACAACAAGAAGCCCACCATCACGTCCCGGGAGATCCAGACCTCCGTCCGCCTCGTCCTCCCCGGCGAGCTCGCCAAGCACGCCGTCTCCGAGGGCACCAAGGCcgtcaccaagttcacctccgctTAGATAGTCTGTTCCGGTTTCTTGGTCGATCGATGGTACTCTGTAATAGTCATGTGTTCGGACCATGTCGTCTTGTAAGTGTTTCATTATCTTGTGAAATAGTAATGGCGCTTCTTTGATCTGTCTCGTCGCTCTGTACCATGTTCAGTTCTAATCCCTGCTGCTTCACTTGACAGAGTTCTTGCTATGATCCTGTTTGTGTGAGTTTATCTTGGTTTGGTCTGCTATGTTATGGAACTTCTGTTCTGATTTGTGAGTATGGCCCTCTGTATAAAGCTCTGCAGACAATGACTCTGAACTTGCAAATATGTTTACGAGGAGGGGAGGCTGTGGTGGTCGAGTACAAGTACATGGTGATGGCGCTGGGGGTTCGAGGCAGCGTCCGGATCATGTTCCAGTTAACTGCCGAAAGCCAGAGTTTAGGCCGCAAATGCCTGCACTAAACATTCAGTTCCATATAGGGCAATACCCCTCTGATTCTAGCAATACTGTATCTTAATACTAATTACGTTTCTGTCTCCTTGGAATCTAGGGAGAGAAAAATTGGTGTGACTTGTGCTGGGTCATGACTCATGATCCTCCGGGTTTTTTAGAGTTCTTGCTATGATCCTGCTTGTGAGTTTATCTTGGAGCGATGTTTCTGATTTGCAAATTTTGCTCTGATTTGTAGTAAATCTTTGCATACAATGACACTGAACTTGCAGGGACGTTTCTCTGTTCCGTTTACGAAATTCAGTTTTCAACTGTCGGTTTATGAGGCTTGTGGCCGCGAGGTGGGGAGGCTGACTAAATTAACACGTCTCCGAGGGCACCAAGGCggtcaccaagttcacctccgctCAGATGGCCTGTTCCTGTCTTCCTGGTGGATCTATGTTGCTCTGTAGGTAGCTGTTTCATGATCTGGAGAAACAGTAACAGTGCTGATTTATTCAGTCTCATGGTTTGTTCTGATTTATTTTGTAAATCTCTGCAGACGACGACTCTGAACTTGTGTATATGCTTCTCTGTTACATTTCTGAATTTCACTTTTCAACTATGGGTTAACGAGGCTAATGGCCGTGTGGAGGGGAGGCTGTGGCAGAGCAGCACATGTAACGGGTGATGGCGCGGCGGCAGTAGCGGCTGGGGCTTGAGGCGGAGGTGAGGGGACGTCAGCACCCTGTTTCAGTCAACCGACGAGTGTCGATTTCTTCAGACATAAATCTAGGTTCACCTCCTTCTAATTAGGCTATGCTGTTCCCTGTCTTCTCAGAATGTAGTTAGATGTTCAGAATGCCATCATGACATGAGTGATTCGGAGATTTGGATTCCTGTCCTATATATCCACTCATGTGGTACTTCATCATCCTGTAATTTGTGGGGACAAAATGTTTGAGGATCTGCAGGAAATAGTAACGGTGTTGCTTTGATCTGTCTCATGCTTTTCTTATCATGCTCAATCTTTACCTCTGAttatctctgttgatttcagtaAATCATCAGGAGAGAACAAGCGATTCTTTAGTAAAAGTGCATACCACTGTAGCTACTGTGGTAACAACCTGTGCCATAGTTCATATGTTCAGGAAATCTACGACGAACAGTTCAATTGTCCACACGAATCAGGAGGGAAAAAGGTCGTTTCAATCGGGCCTTAGCTTCAGACAGCAATGCATTTTTCCACGATCCCGAAAGGTTCCTTGGCTGCTTGCACTTGACAGTCAGAATCCACGAGCACTGCCGCCTGTTCAGGAGTGTCTCGCGCTGTTGGATTTCTCTTTGTGTTCCAATTGCAGTGTTTGTTTTAGGGAACCTCGTCAAAGGGCAAGCTACTCTTGCGTATTGTATATAGATAGAAACAGCGGGAAAAATAATACAAAATGACCAGGTTTACGTCTAGGATGAGATTAGTACCGTATTTGCACGTCCGTACCAAGTTTTAGAATCAGTTCGGTGTATTTTTCAAGTTGAAGCACTAAACTGAACATTCGTGGCAAGTTCAAGCACCATCAGTGTATTTATCTCTTATTTACAAAAAagatacagttttgctagaactcatctagatgagatataatttggtctcattcaccttttatagccattggatgtgatgctataagatgcgtgtgtgctgacgtgggttgtatttgtttttgttttcaaagtgaatgagaccaaattatatctcatctagatgagttctaggtactccctatATAAAAACTATCTTCATCTTCTTTGCACAATACTTTTATTTTATTCTCAATTTGCGATGAGTGTCGTATATGTATAACTGGGATGTTGTCGTCTTCATCACTGCTAAGTTTTTTTATTGAACTTTTTTCATCACTGCCAAGTTTAATTTGCTAAGTACATGGGTTCATTCTACAACATCACTATTTCATTTGCTCATGTACTATGTGAATAAATTTTCTGCATGCATCAACAACAACAGCCGCTAGTGCTATTTTATTTCAATCAAAGGTACACTCAAGACTGTGGCGAAGATAGAAAAAAATTGAGATGGGGCAGACTCTAAACTCCAAAGAACAAAAAAAAAAAGTTTGATACAAAGCAAAAAGAGAAAAGTATATTTTTTGTCCCTCAATTCTTGGCCGAGTATAGATTTGATCCCTCAACTTTgaaaccggacaacttgcaccccCAACTATTGGAACCAGACAAGGTTTGTTCCTTGTCTTggttttgaccggttttggtgcTGACTCGCCCGATTTTGACAGTCGCTGACACAAATTCGCGTAATTTTTTCAAATCCATCAACTTTATTGAAATACATGTACCTTTTTATATCCATTTATTTTCTGAAATACGCATACTTTATATAAAACCGCTTATTTTTTCAGATCCGAGAACTTGTTTGAAATTCGTGTACTTTTTTCAAATTTGCTTAATTTTTACAAATCGGCTTACTGTTTCTAATCCCTGAACTCTTGTAAAGTTTATGTACTTATTTATAATCCGCGAACTTTTCCAAATTCGCGTACAGTTTTCAAGTTAGCGTATTGTTTGACGAACCACGTACATTTATAATTTTTACAATTTAAGTACTGTTTGCATACTGCTTGCGTAATTATTGTGTAATTTCTTTAATTCAAGTATTTTTTCCAAAACCACGTACATTTTTCGAGATTGCGTACTTTTTCTAAATTGATAATTTTTCTCCAAAAAAAGTGCATATTTGGAACAAGTATGTGAATTTGAAAACTACACGAAGCTTGAAAAAGTACGGATTTTAAAAAGTACATGAATCTGAGTCAGCATTGTCAAAACCGGGGTGAGTCAGCAGCAAAACCGGTCAAAATCGATTCGAGGGACGAATTTGTCCAGTTTCAGTAGTTGggggtgcaagttgtccggtttaGAAGTTAAAGGACCAAATTTAGAGTACGCCAAAAGTTGAGGGACGAAAGGTAATACTTTTCTCAAGCAAAAATAAAGGTACTTTGACACTTTGACCACTACTATCACAAGACCACTACTGCGTACGATCTGCAGTCGACACTATGATAGAAATTCAGAAAGACTGTATTGCATCGATAGAAATTCAGAAAAATCAACACCTCTTGCCTTTGCTGACCCCTGCCTCTCCCCTTCACGTCAAACTTCTAGCTAGCAGCTATCTCCCGAAACTGCTTCTTGGATGATACTTGTGCCCAGCTTGTGCACGACGTGCACATCCAGCGGCTTGTGCCCTTCTCAGGATAATGCTGTCCGGCTGGATTCAATTTTCGTGTGTAAATCATGCATATTTTGTCGTGTGCATAGCACGACTCTTTCCCCTTTCTTCTTCCCCTCACGTGAGAACTCGTGATGGCCAGCGATGATACACCCCACCTTGCCTTGCGGGGTCCTCCGCAAGTGGCATGATACATAGTAATATACTCTccctgtcccataatataaaaacattCTTG
This genomic window contains:
- the LOC123158217 gene encoding histone H2B.3-like, with protein sequence MAPKAEKKPVAEKAEKTTAAKKTKAEKRPPASKEGGEKKGKKKSKKSVETYKIYIFKVLKQVHPDIGISSKAMSIMNSFINDIFEKLAGESAKLARYNKKPTITSREIQTSVRLVLPGELAKHAVSEGTKAVTKFTSA